One genomic window of Candidatus Woesearchaeota archaeon includes the following:
- a CDS encoding YbjQ family protein, which translates to MFHSTINDIQGYKIKEVLGVVRGNSVRAKWIGADFVAGLKNLTGGELTQYMDLLTEARENAIIRMDEDAKKLGANGIIGMRFMTSQIAQGAAEILVYGTAVILEKK; encoded by the coding sequence GTGTTTCATTCGACAATTAATGACATACAAGGATATAAAATTAAAGAAGTTCTGGGCGTTGTTCGGGGAAATAGTGTTCGTGCTAAATGGATAGGTGCAGATTTCGTTGCTGGTTTAAAGAATCTTACAGGTGGCGAACTAACGCAATACATGGATCTTTTAACTGAAGCAAGAGAAAATGCAATCATCAGAATGGACGAAGATGCTAAAAAATTGGGCGCCAATGGAATTATAGGGATGCGCTTTATGACATCTCAAATTGCACAAGGCGCAGCAGAGATCCTTGTATATGGAACCGCGGTAATTTTAGAAAAAAAATAG
- a CDS encoding calcium/sodium antiporter, translating to MGPIILFIGAIFLLMKSSDFFTDASEKIGLHFGMPKFLIGVTIVAIGTSLPELVSSIIAVVTNNSEIVVGNVIGSNITNIFLVLAVVAIIAKKIKVEYDLIGIDMPFLLGSAFLLILALMDGQFSLIEAILFIVLTIIYMIYTVKQEEQNKNVKQHKLQKKKLPLSVPIILLLSAIGIYFGAKFTVDSVVAMSEIFKIGKEILAVTIVALGTSLPELAVSISAARKGRTEMAIGNVLGSNIFNSFAIMGLAGLFGKIVVPNIMISLGLPVMLIATLMYFFITLDKKTTKWEGWLLLIFYMFFIGYMAGIM from the coding sequence ATGGGTCCTATAATTCTATTTATAGGCGCAATTTTCCTGTTGATGAAAAGTTCAGATTTTTTTACTGATGCTTCAGAAAAAATAGGTTTGCATTTTGGAATGCCAAAATTCCTAATAGGTGTAACTATTGTAGCCATTGGAACCTCATTACCAGAGTTAGTAAGTAGCATAATTGCAGTAGTAACAAATAATAGTGAAATTGTGGTTGGTAATGTAATTGGAAGCAATATAACGAATATTTTTCTTGTTTTAGCAGTAGTTGCAATAATTGCGAAAAAAATAAAGGTGGAATATGATTTGATTGGTATAGATATGCCTTTTTTATTAGGATCGGCATTCTTGCTAATATTGGCTTTGATGGACGGACAATTTTCATTAATTGAAGCAATACTTTTCATAGTGCTTACAATAATCTATATGATTTACACAGTAAAACAAGAAGAACAAAACAAAAACGTTAAACAACATAAACTTCAAAAGAAAAAATTGCCATTATCTGTGCCTATAATACTTTTACTAAGCGCTATAGGAATATATTTTGGGGCAAAATTCACAGTAGATTCTGTTGTTGCGATGTCTGAAATTTTTAAAATAGGTAAGGAAATACTTGCAGTAACTATAGTTGCGTTAGGAACATCGCTCCCTGAATTAGCAGTGAGTATAAGTGCTGCAAGAAAAGGAAGAACCGAAATGGCAATAGGAAATGTTTTAGGTTCGAATATCTTCAATTCATTTGCAATAATGGGTTTAGCAGGTTTGTTTGGAAAAATTGTTGTTCCCAACATAATGATTTCTCTAGGTCTTCCAGTTATGTTAATAGCCACGTTAATGTATTTCTTTATAACGCTAGACAAAAAAACAACTAAATGGGAAGGTTGGCTGCTGTTAATATTCTACATGTTTTTTATAGGGTATATGGCTGGAATAATGTGA